The following proteins are co-located in the Pan troglodytes isolate AG18354 chromosome 5, NHGRI_mPanTro3-v2.0_pri, whole genome shotgun sequence genome:
- the GTF2H4 gene encoding general transcription factor IIH subunit 4 isoform X1, whose translation MESTPSRGLNRVHLQCRNLQEFLGGLSPGVLDRLYGHPATCLAVFRELPSLAKNWVMRMLFLEQPLPQAAVALWVKKEFSKAQEESTGLLSGLRIWHTQLLPGGLQGLILNPIFRQNLRIALLGGGKAWSDDTSQLGPDKHARDVPSLDKYAEERWEVVLHFMVGSPSAAVSQDLAQLLSQAGLMKSTEPGEPPCITSAGFQFLLLDTPAQLWYFMLQYLQTAQSRGMDLVEILSFLFQLSFSTLGKDYSVEGMSDSLLNFLQHLREFGLVFQRKRKSRRYYPTRLAINLSSGVSGAGGTVHQPGFIVVETNYRLYAYTESELQIALIALFSEMLYRFPNMVVAQVTRESVQQAIASGITAQQIIHFLRTRAHPVMLKQTPVLPPTITDQIRLWELERDRLRFTEGVLYNQFLSQVDFELLLAHARELGVLVFENSAKRLMVVTPAGHSDVKRFWKRQKHSS comes from the exons ATGGAGAGCACCCCTTCAAGGGGACTGAACCGAGTACACCTACAATGCAGGAATCTGCAGGAATTCTTAGGGGGCCTGAGCCCTGGGGTATTGGACCGATTGTATGGGCACCCTGCCACATGTCTGGCTGTCTTCAG GGAGCTCCCATCCTTGGCTAAGAACTGGGTGATGCGGATGCTCTTTCTGGAGCAGCCTTTGCCACAGGCTGCTGTAGCTCTGTGGGTAAAGAAGGAATTCAGCAA GGCTCAGGAGGAAAGTACAGGGCTGCTGAGCGGCCTCCGGATCTGGCACACCCAGCTGCTCCCAGGCGGGCTCCAGGGCCTCATCCTCAACCCCATTTTCCGCCAGAACCTCCGCATTGCCCTTCTGGGTGG GGGGAAGGCCTGGTCTGATGACACAAGTCAGCTGGGACCAGACAAGCATGCCCGGGACGTTCCCTCCCTTGACAAGTACGCCGAGGAGCGATGGGAG GTGGTCTTGCACTTCATGGTGGGCTCCCCCAGTGCAGCTGTCAGCCAGGACTTGGCTCAGCTCCTCAGCCAGGCTGGGCTCATGAAGAG TACTGAACCTGGAGAGCCACCCTGCATTACTTCTGCTGGCTTCCAGTTCCTGTTGCTGGACACCCCGGCTCAGCTCTGGTACTTTATGTTGCAGTATTTGCAGACAGCCCAG AGCCGGGGCATGGACCTGGTAGagattctctccttcctcttccagcTCAGCTTCTCTACTCTGGGCAAG GATTACTCTGTGGAAGGTATGAGTGATTCTCTGTTGAACTTCCTGCAACATCTGCGTGAGTTTGGGCTTGTTTTCCAGAGGAAG AGGAAATCTCGGCGTTACTACCCCACACGCCTGGCCATCAATCTCTCATCAGGTGTCTCTGGAGCTGGGGGCACTGTGCATCAGCCAGGTTTCATTGTCGTGGAAACCAATTACCGACTGTATGCCTACACGG AGTCGGAGCTGCAGATTGCCCTCATTGCCCTCTTCTCTGAGATGCTCTATCGGTTCCCCAACATGGTGGTGGCGCAGGTGACCCGGGAGAGTGTGCAGCAGGCAATCGCCAGTGGCATCACAGCCCAGCAG ATAATCCATTTCCTAAGGACAAGAGCCCACCCAGTGATGCTCAAACAG ACACCTGTGCTGCCCCCCACCATCACCGACCAGATCCGGCTCTGGGAGCTGGAAAGGGACAGACTCCGGTTCACTGAGG GTGTCCTGTATAACCAGTTCCTGTCGCAAGTGGACTTTGAGCTGCTGCTGGCCCACGCGCGGGAGCTGGGCGTGCTCGTGTTCGAGAACTCGGCCAAGCGGCTCATGGTGGTGACCCCGGCCGGGCACAGCGACGTCAAGCGCTTTTGGAAGCGGCAGAAACACAGCTCCTGA